From the genome of Arthrobacter alpinus, one region includes:
- the flgK gene encoding flagellar hook-associated protein FlgK yields MSTFSGLNTALSGLNAARTGLNVVGQNLTNVNTSGYTRQRAELSAIGMPATGSLFNVGLKPGQGVGVSGISRLGDTFLDARVRTAFSSAGYTNARVDALTDIQDRMKEPGTGAISGQLQSFWAAWGDISNHAGDIAATANLLGNANSLAQNIAEGYRALDTQWSQTRGRADMLVQEVNATAAQVASLNDQIRATAATGHPGNELIDQRNTLTAKLSQLTGGTVRELPNGGNEILVGGNVLVSGKQVNTLKVGGPTTMSGPGSVQLEWERRPGMAVDLDGGQLAGTLSVLGRANDQKTGGVIAETAAEYDRLAESLANQVNTLHTKAFKADGTLGDPFFAITAGPRAALSLTVLAKSAADIATSGSANNALDGSMADEISRIGLAKDSPDAKWTETVLTTGTAVRVALQQDVAAGTSLTNAMAAQQSNASVDIDEENVNLLSYQHAYQAASRVMTAIDEALDVLINQTGRVGR; encoded by the coding sequence GTGAGTACTTTTAGTGGCCTGAACACGGCCTTGTCCGGCTTGAACGCCGCCAGGACCGGGCTGAACGTCGTGGGCCAAAATCTGACCAACGTGAACACTTCCGGCTACACCCGCCAGCGCGCCGAACTTTCCGCCATCGGCATGCCTGCCACTGGTTCATTGTTCAACGTGGGCCTCAAGCCCGGGCAGGGCGTTGGTGTCAGCGGCATTTCCCGGCTGGGGGACACTTTCCTTGACGCACGTGTGCGGACTGCATTCTCCAGCGCCGGCTACACCAACGCCCGTGTTGATGCGCTGACTGACATCCAAGACCGCATGAAAGAGCCAGGCACCGGGGCCATCTCCGGCCAGCTGCAAAGCTTTTGGGCCGCATGGGGTGACATCTCCAACCATGCGGGCGACATCGCTGCCACGGCCAACTTGTTGGGGAACGCCAACTCCTTGGCCCAGAACATTGCCGAGGGATACCGGGCCCTGGACACCCAGTGGTCGCAGACGCGGGGCCGGGCGGACATGCTGGTGCAGGAAGTGAACGCCACCGCGGCGCAGGTAGCCTCCCTCAACGACCAGATACGTGCCACAGCAGCCACCGGTCACCCCGGCAACGAACTGATCGACCAGCGCAACACCTTGACCGCCAAGCTTTCACAGCTGACCGGTGGCACCGTGCGTGAGCTGCCCAATGGTGGGAACGAGATTCTGGTGGGCGGCAACGTCCTGGTTTCCGGCAAACAAGTGAACACGCTCAAGGTTGGCGGCCCCACCACCATGTCGGGCCCGGGCAGCGTCCAGCTCGAGTGGGAACGCCGCCCTGGCATGGCCGTGGACCTCGACGGCGGCCAGTTGGCCGGCACCCTGTCCGTCCTCGGCCGGGCCAACGACCAAAAAACCGGCGGTGTGATTGCCGAGACAGCCGCCGAATACGACCGGCTGGCGGAGTCCCTGGCCAACCAGGTCAACACCCTCCACACCAAAGCGTTCAAGGCGGACGGGACCCTGGGCGACCCGTTTTTCGCTATTACCGCCGGGCCCCGGGCCGCCCTGAGTCTGACGGTGCTGGCCAAGAGTGCTGCGGACATTGCCACCTCAGGCAGTGCAAACAACGCCTTGGACGGCTCCATGGCGGATGAGATCTCCAGGATCGGCTTGGCCAAGGATTCGCCGGATGCCAAGTGGACCGAGACCGTCCTGACCACGGGCACTGCCGTGCGCGTCGCCCTGCAACAGGACGTGGCTGCCGGGACCTCACTCACCAATGCCATGGCAGCCCAGCAATCCAATGCTTCGGTGGATATTGACGAAGAGAACGTGAACTTGCTCTCCTACCAGCACGCCTACCAGGCAGCCAGCCGGGTCATGACAGCCATTGACGAGGCGCTGGACGTCCTTATCAACCAGACAGGAAGGGTGGGACGCTGA
- a CDS encoding flagellar protein FlgN encodes MGPQELSAALWRERELLDLLVFKLEEEHLVLASGKSRWLDHATREVEHVMTRLRAASLERIAIAAAVALQWGLPEDASLQDLSAAGGAGPWAEILGSHFAAMTAQVEQVRTLRDTNLQFLREGLRSAQETMAAVAADARTYDHLGNTSTEPGTRFLDKSV; translated from the coding sequence ATGGGCCCTCAGGAATTGAGCGCCGCGTTGTGGCGCGAACGAGAATTACTGGACCTTTTAGTTTTTAAGCTCGAGGAAGAACATCTTGTGTTGGCGTCAGGCAAGTCCCGCTGGCTGGATCACGCAACGCGGGAAGTTGAACATGTGATGACACGCCTGCGCGCCGCCTCGCTTGAGCGCATCGCGATCGCCGCCGCCGTCGCCCTTCAGTGGGGCCTGCCGGAGGATGCCAGTTTGCAAGACCTCAGCGCTGCGGGTGGTGCGGGGCCGTGGGCAGAGATCCTTGGCTCCCACTTTGCCGCGATGACGGCGCAGGTGGAGCAGGTTCGCACCTTGCGCGACACCAATTTGCAATTTCTGCGGGAAGGACTGCGTTCCGCGCAGGAGACCATGGCCGCCGTGGCCGCGGATGCGCGAACTTATGACCATCTGGGGAACACCAGCACGGAGCCGGGCACGCGGTTCTTGGATAAAAGCGTCTAA
- a CDS encoding sigma-70 family RNA polymerase sigma factor, which yields MGYLVSEICMRASHLSRPDLAQVGAVALIQCAESFDASLGVPFGAYARRRIKGAFADELRREDWATRGARSRMSELALMQETLSGALGRVPSTDELAGALGVERAAVEASQLDAARSVTPLTDVITDLVAATSQTPEELVLQNEHEAFLGEAVAALPQRMQYIVEQIYYRDRTVKELAEELGSSHSAVSQQRAEAMRLLRDGIERHYLATADARSQPHARIAASRREDYLADLGSRTLGGATRLLGQAAFGGTAKSVLALG from the coding sequence GTGGGGTACTTGGTCTCAGAAATTTGCATGCGTGCCAGTCATTTGTCCCGCCCCGACCTTGCGCAGGTGGGGGCCGTGGCGCTCATCCAGTGCGCGGAGTCTTTTGATGCCAGCCTGGGTGTGCCTTTTGGCGCCTATGCCCGACGCCGGATCAAGGGTGCGTTCGCTGACGAGTTGCGCCGTGAAGATTGGGCTACCCGAGGTGCCCGCTCCCGTATGAGCGAGCTTGCCCTGATGCAAGAAACCCTCTCCGGCGCCCTGGGCCGGGTGCCTTCCACCGACGAGCTGGCCGGGGCGCTCGGTGTTGAGCGTGCAGCGGTTGAGGCCTCGCAACTGGACGCGGCCCGAAGCGTCACGCCACTGACCGACGTGATCACCGATCTGGTGGCAGCCACCTCACAAACGCCCGAGGAGTTAGTGCTCCAAAATGAGCACGAGGCGTTCCTGGGGGAGGCTGTAGCCGCATTGCCGCAGCGAATGCAGTACATCGTGGAGCAAATCTACTACCGGGACAGAACAGTGAAGGAACTGGCAGAAGAGCTTGGCTCAAGCCATTCGGCCGTGTCCCAGCAGCGAGCCGAAGCCATGCGCCTCCTGCGTGACGGCATTGAGCGGCACTATCTGGCCACCGCGGATGCCCGCTCACAACCGCACGCCCGGATCGCTGCGTCCCGCCGCGAAGATTATCTTGCGGATCTGGGGTCAAGGACGCTGGGTGGGGCCACCCGCCTACTAGGCCAGGCGGCCTTTGGTGGCACGGCAAAGTCTGTGCTGGCCCTGGGCTGA
- a CDS encoding flagellin has product MGMQVNTNIAANNAYRNLSNTQNDLSKSLEKLSSGLRINRAADDAAGLAISEGLKAQVNGNTVAARNAQDGISVIQTAEGALTEVHTILQRMRDLGVQAGNDSNNVDSRKAITTEAAALTAELTRISTATNFNGIKLLDSTAGTAGVMSFQVGAGAGADNQIKVDLTGANVATVATAAGALLFDSATNAAAAVTGLDAQITAVSSARADLGASQNRMESAGRSLAVSKENLSAAASRITDTDMAEEMVKFTRANILSQAGTAMLAQANQSNQGVLKLLG; this is encoded by the coding sequence ATGGGCATGCAAGTCAACACCAACATCGCGGCGAACAACGCGTACCGCAACCTCAGCAACACCCAGAACGACCTTTCCAAGTCGCTGGAGAAGCTTTCCAGCGGTTTGCGCATCAACCGTGCAGCCGACGACGCCGCCGGCTTGGCCATCTCCGAGGGCTTGAAGGCCCAGGTCAATGGCAACACCGTTGCTGCCCGCAATGCCCAGGACGGCATCTCGGTCATCCAGACCGCTGAAGGCGCCCTGACCGAAGTTCACACCATCCTGCAGCGCATGCGCGACCTGGGTGTCCAGGCTGGCAACGATTCCAACAACGTTGATTCACGCAAGGCCATCACCACCGAGGCTGCGGCGCTGACAGCGGAGCTGACCCGTATCTCCACGGCCACCAATTTCAATGGCATCAAGCTCCTTGACTCCACGGCAGGCACCGCAGGTGTCATGTCCTTCCAGGTAGGCGCAGGAGCCGGAGCTGACAACCAGATCAAGGTTGACCTGACAGGGGCAAACGTTGCCACCGTTGCCACGGCTGCTGGCGCCCTGCTGTTCGATTCCGCGACAAACGCAGCCGCGGCTGTCACAGGCCTAGACGCGCAGATCACGGCCGTATCGTCGGCCCGTGCGGATCTTGGTGCATCGCAGAACCGTATGGAGTCAGCCGGCCGCTCGCTGGCAGTCTCCAAGGAAAACCTGTCCGCAGCTGCTTCACGCATCACGGATACCGACATGGCAGAGGAAATGGTCAAGTTCACCCGCGCGAACATCCTCTCCCAGGCAGGCACGGCCATGCTGGCCCAGGCCAACCAGTCCAACCAGGGCGTCCTGAAGCTCTTGGGCTAA
- the fliD gene encoding flagellar filament capping protein FliD, which yields MGMGIDGLTSGLDTTAIINALMGAEAIPQTLMKKTVANDTYLLTALQALNTKFASLFTQAAALAKPDGLAMYQASSSSPAITVTAAAGARPIALDVNVTQLAQAHAVVTAPQTAWPTSPAVLTFVKTDGTKVEVNADSDSLDAIAFAVNKSDAGVSAVKVASGTDASGAALYRLQFTATETGAAGAFKVYQGSAAEVDAGTAPSLTAAPGAAVLRTGQDAQVTLWAGTAAEQTISSKSNTFTAISPGIDITVNQLTTTPAVVSVIRDTAQVTAAAKDLTANVNIILGSIFTQSTVSGGGAAGSAVTSGLFTSNSTTAAAKDRLFTAVVSPVNGKSLSTIGINSTKNGDLVFDEKVFAAAYAKEPALVESTLAAISQRVADAAKAVSDPRDGTLSQSVKGKQTVINDLNAQILKWDDRLAQRRGALQSIYTNLEVQLGKMQSQQNWLTSQIGSLDAGSSKK from the coding sequence ATGGGCATGGGAATCGACGGATTAACCTCAGGGCTGGACACCACAGCCATCATCAACGCGTTGATGGGTGCCGAAGCCATCCCGCAGACGTTGATGAAGAAGACCGTCGCCAACGACACTTACCTCCTCACCGCGCTGCAGGCACTTAACACCAAATTTGCCAGCCTGTTCACACAGGCAGCGGCGTTGGCGAAGCCGGACGGCCTGGCCATGTACCAGGCCAGCTCTTCATCGCCGGCCATCACCGTCACAGCTGCCGCCGGTGCCCGGCCCATCGCCCTGGATGTGAACGTCACCCAATTGGCGCAAGCCCACGCAGTGGTCACCGCCCCGCAAACCGCCTGGCCCACCAGCCCCGCAGTGCTCACCTTCGTCAAGACCGACGGCACCAAGGTGGAGGTGAACGCTGACTCCGACTCACTGGATGCGATCGCCTTCGCCGTCAACAAGTCCGACGCGGGCGTCTCCGCCGTCAAGGTGGCCTCCGGCACTGACGCCTCCGGAGCCGCGCTTTACCGGCTGCAATTCACCGCCACGGAGACAGGTGCTGCCGGTGCGTTCAAGGTCTATCAGGGCAGTGCTGCCGAGGTCGACGCCGGCACGGCCCCATCCCTGACGGCTGCCCCGGGTGCCGCCGTGCTGCGCACTGGCCAGGACGCCCAAGTCACGTTGTGGGCAGGTACTGCCGCAGAACAAACAATTTCCTCGAAATCCAACACCTTCACGGCGATTTCCCCCGGAATCGACATCACCGTCAACCAGCTGACCACCACCCCCGCCGTGGTAAGCGTCATCCGCGACACCGCACAGGTCACCGCCGCGGCGAAGGACCTGACGGCCAACGTCAACATTATCCTCGGCTCCATCTTCACCCAGTCCACCGTTTCGGGTGGCGGGGCTGCGGGAAGTGCTGTCACCTCCGGCCTGTTCACCAGCAACAGCACCACGGCGGCAGCCAAGGACAGGCTCTTCACCGCCGTCGTGTCCCCGGTCAACGGAAAGTCACTTTCCACCATCGGGATCAACTCCACGAAAAACGGTGACCTGGTCTTTGATGAGAAGGTGTTCGCCGCGGCCTACGCGAAGGAACCGGCCCTGGTGGAAAGCACGCTGGCTGCCATCTCCCAACGGGTGGCCGACGCGGCCAAGGCCGTCTCGGATCCCCGCGATGGCACGCTGTCCCAGAGCGTCAAAGGCAAGCAGACTGTCATCAACGACCTCAACGCCCAAATTCTCAAGTGGGATGACAGGCTGGCCCAGCGCCGCGGTGCACTGCAGTCCATCTACACGAATCTGGAAGTCCAATTGGGCAAGATGCAGTCACAACAAAACTGGCTGACCTCGCAAATCGGTTCCCTTGATGCCGGAAGCAGCAAAAAGTAA
- the fliS gene encoding flagellar export chaperone FliS, whose amino-acid sequence MNTIPHANRSLNAYQREAVMSASPARLLVMLYDRLLLDLARAQTAQQSESWEVARENLLHAQDIIGELAGSLNVDAWDGAQNLLGIYNYTGTALMNANIYRNVELTRECITILEPLRQSWHDAAAQPLASAPIGHLGTLA is encoded by the coding sequence GTGAATACCATCCCCCACGCCAACCGTTCACTGAACGCGTACCAGCGTGAAGCTGTTATGTCGGCGTCTCCTGCACGCCTGCTGGTGATGCTCTATGACAGGCTCTTGCTTGACCTGGCCAGGGCCCAGACGGCCCAGCAAAGCGAATCCTGGGAGGTGGCACGGGAGAACCTGCTGCACGCCCAGGACATCATTGGAGAACTGGCGGGATCCCTTAACGTGGACGCGTGGGATGGGGCACAGAACCTGCTTGGCATTTACAACTACACGGGCACAGCCCTGATGAACGCCAACATCTACCGCAATGTAGAACTGACCCGCGAATGCATCACCATCCTTGAGCCGCTGCGCCAGTCCTGGCACGATGCCGCCGCGCAACCGCTGGCATCCGCACCGATCGGCCACTTGGGGACGCTGGCGTGA
- the flgB gene encoding flagellar basal body rod protein FlgB — translation MLDSVVTVALTSALNSLSERQRAIANNIANINTPGYTAKRVMFEDALAASVKAGDGDVKATTLRSLEPTQLNGNNVNLDTETLSNVETTLRYQFAAQAVNGEFTSMRTALKTQ, via the coding sequence GTGCTGGATTCCGTGGTCACCGTAGCGCTGACGAGTGCGCTGAACTCGTTGTCGGAACGTCAAAGGGCGATCGCCAACAACATCGCCAACATCAACACTCCTGGCTACACGGCCAAGCGCGTCATGTTTGAAGACGCCCTGGCCGCCTCAGTGAAGGCAGGCGACGGCGACGTGAAGGCCACCACCTTGCGCTCGCTTGAACCGACACAGCTCAACGGAAACAACGTGAACCTGGACACCGAAACACTCTCCAACGTTGAGACCACCCTGCGCTACCAATTCGCTGCCCAGGCAGTCAACGGCGAGTTCACATCCATGCGCACAGCGTTGAAGACGCAGTAA